In the genome of Nitrospinota bacterium, the window CGTTTTTTATTAACTGACCGATTTTATAAAAATCATCCTTTTCAAAAAGGGCTTTTACAACAGTAGTCCTGAACTCATAATCCAATCCTGAATCCATAATTAATCTGATACTGTCAAGAATCTTTTTTATATCTATCTTTCTTTTTATTACTTGATGGTATTTATCCAAAGATGTCTTTATATCCATCGCAATATAATCTACGGATTTTAACTCAATTATCTTTTTGAGCCTTGACGGGAAACTCCCATTGGTATCAAGCTTCACCAAATACCCCAATCTCTTTATCGCCGATAAAAAAGCACTTAAATCACCTTGTAGAAGAGGTTCTCCGCCAGTTATGGTCACAGCGTTAAGCTTTCCCTTCCGTCTACCTAAAAATGACAATATCTCATCCTCTTTTAATCCAATGTTGGCTGACTTTTTGGGGTCTACTAGTTCTGGGTTATGGCAGTAAGGGCATCTAAAATTACATCCCTGAGTAAAGACAATTGCACAAATTTTATCTGGATAATCGATTAGGGAAAACCTTTGAAATCCCCCTATAATCATACCTCAAACCTTAAACATCTTTCTTTCTTGAAACTCCTCTTGTTTTCCCCTGTTCCACTGTTTTAAAGGCCTGAGATAACCGACCACCCGGGAATACACCTCACATTCTGTTCCACATTTGGGGCATACACTCTGCTCTCCGTTTAAATATCCATGAACAGGGCAGACACTAAACGTAGGGGAAAAGGTAAAATAAGGAAGATGATACTTTTCGCATATTGTGCGTACCATGGATTTAACGCTCCCAGAGTTGGAAATCCTCTCACCTACATAGATATGAAATACCGTTCCTCCTGTATATTTTTGTTGGATGCTATCCTGCAAATCCAAGGCATCGAAAACATCATCGGTGAAGTCAACTGGCAGATGGGTAGAATTGGTATAGAAACATTGATCTCTCTCTACATTGCCTGCAGATATTATATCAGGATATTTTTCCTTATCAATCTTTGCCAGACTATACGAGGTTCCCTCTGCAGGAGTAGCTTCAAGGTTATAATTATTTCCCGTTTCCCTTTGAAAATCTATTAAGATCTCCCGCATGAAAT includes:
- a CDS encoding anaerobic ribonucleoside-triphosphate reductase activating protein, whose translation is MIIGGFQRFSLIDYPDKICAIVFTQGCNFRCPYCHNPELVDPKKSANIGLKEDEILSFLGRRKGKLNAVTITGGEPLLQGDLSAFLSAIKRLGYLVKLDTNGSFPSRLKKIIELKSVDYIAMDIKTSLDKYHQVIKRKIDIKKILDSIRLIMDSGLDYEFRTTVVKALFEKDDFYKIGQLIKN